One window of the Haloarcula halobia genome contains the following:
- a CDS encoding MaoC family dehydratase, whose amino-acid sequence MASERVFDDYEIGESHTTVGRTVTHSDIRMWIGATDATHPNHVNSEYTADHPVFDDIVAPGVYTLSLADAFCAKTISRPATYGMNYGHDNVRYLQPVYVGDTISGAVTVADTESKNDTWGLLTLDVDLTNQDGESVLVEDHHMLIAKSASAVEGTDETTD is encoded by the coding sequence ATGGCCAGCGAGAGAGTCTTCGACGACTACGAGATCGGTGAGTCACACACCACGGTCGGACGGACGGTCACTCACTCCGACATCCGGATGTGGATCGGCGCCACCGACGCGACCCACCCGAACCACGTCAACAGCGAGTACACCGCTGACCACCCGGTGTTCGACGACATCGTCGCCCCGGGCGTCTACACCCTCAGTCTCGCCGACGCCTTCTGCGCGAAGACCATCTCCCGACCCGCCACATACGGGATGAACTACGGACACGACAACGTCCGCTACCTGCAGCCGGTGTACGTCGGCGATACGATATCGGGGGCGGTGACCGTCGCCGACACCGAGAGCAAGAACGACACCTGGGGACTCCTGACCCTCGACGTGGACCTGACCAACCAGGACGGCGAGAGCGTCCTCGTCGAGGACCACCACATGCTCATCGCGAAATCCGCGTCCGCCGTCGAAGGCACCGACGAGACGACCGACTGA
- a CDS encoding MFS transporter: protein MSWSLPRRLSAETPNALIGTVSFGHFLSHAYFLTFPPLFPLLFAQFDVTYAELGLLVSSLFAMMFVFQIPFGWVVDKGYAKPVLVAGLLLTAGGLLGASTATSYPALLAFALVSGVGQATYHPANYTLIDVVSTDERAGRNFSLHTFAGYAGSGFAPVVIGGLGLRYGWRVALVLAGIVGIVYAILVQLGVDTVYANELETRTEPTDDDEHDDDESVVRELLRPFFRLTILAMFLFFVVIVVAEAGIQSFTIVFLVESLGLTESTGNTALTTFFVLASFGVLIGGYLADRFPPANVIFGCIGGAAAVTFLLTLEILPATVLASLALFGAIGLGYGLAMPARDRLVAEYSPAESVGKSFGLVFTGAAVGGTVGPVMIGAAIDVTRVGVSMFLVATFFLAGAGIIGLLKLGTTSGQRVPLSLRRLFN, encoded by the coding sequence GTGAGCTGGTCTCTCCCCAGGCGGTTGTCCGCCGAGACGCCGAACGCGCTCATCGGTACTGTCAGCTTCGGCCACTTCCTCTCGCACGCGTACTTCCTGACGTTCCCGCCGCTGTTCCCGCTCCTGTTCGCACAGTTCGACGTCACCTACGCCGAACTCGGACTGCTGGTCTCGTCGTTGTTCGCGATGATGTTCGTCTTCCAGATCCCGTTCGGGTGGGTCGTGGACAAGGGATACGCAAAGCCCGTCCTCGTCGCCGGCCTGCTCCTCACCGCAGGGGGCTTGCTCGGTGCAAGTACGGCCACGTCCTATCCGGCCTTGCTCGCGTTCGCGCTGGTTTCGGGCGTCGGCCAGGCCACGTACCACCCCGCGAACTACACGCTCATCGACGTCGTGAGCACCGACGAACGCGCGGGGCGAAACTTCAGCCTCCACACGTTCGCCGGCTACGCGGGCTCCGGGTTCGCGCCCGTCGTCATCGGCGGACTCGGGCTCCGGTACGGCTGGCGGGTCGCGCTCGTCCTCGCCGGCATCGTCGGCATCGTCTACGCCATCCTCGTCCAGCTCGGCGTCGACACCGTCTACGCGAACGAACTGGAGACCCGGACCGAACCGACGGACGACGACGAGCACGACGACGACGAGTCCGTCGTTCGGGAGCTCCTCCGTCCCTTCTTCCGGCTGACAATCCTCGCGATGTTCCTGTTTTTCGTCGTCATCGTCGTCGCCGAGGCCGGCATCCAGTCCTTTACCATCGTCTTCCTCGTGGAGTCGCTGGGCCTCACCGAGTCGACGGGCAACACGGCGCTGACGACGTTCTTCGTCCTCGCGTCCTTCGGCGTCCTGATCGGTGGATATCTCGCCGACCGATTCCCCCCTGCGAACGTAATCTTCGGTTGCATCGGCGGTGCGGCGGCCGTTACGTTCCTGCTTACTCTCGAGATCTTGCCGGCCACGGTTCTGGCCTCGCTTGCCCTCTTCGGTGCTATCGGTCTCGGATACGGCCTGGCGATGCCGGCGCGGGACCGTCTCGTCGCCGAGTACTCGCCGGCGGAGTCGGTCGGGAAGAGCTTCGGACTCGTGTTCACCGGTGCCGCCGTCGGTGGGACCGTCGGCCCCGTCATGATCGGCGCCGCCATCGACGTCACGCGGGTCGGCGTGTCGATGTTCCTCGTGGCCACCTTCTTCCTCGCCGGTGCCGGGATCATCGGGCTGTTGAAGCTGGGGACGACTTCCGGTCAGCGCGTCCCCCTGTCGCTCCGGCGGTTGTTCAACTGA
- a CDS encoding MaoC family dehydratase: MSDSPSQPARYFEELEVGETASFPDARTITEADIANFAGLTGDFHPIHMSSEFARKETQFDGRIAHGQMIADITESIAMEENMHCFSYGHDGTRFVKPVYPGDTLSPRRELVEKEPYDDDYGRAIYDYETTNQDGETVFVDRHTLLVKRRP; the protein is encoded by the coding sequence ATGTCCGACTCACCATCGCAACCGGCCCGCTACTTCGAGGAACTCGAGGTGGGTGAGACGGCTTCGTTCCCGGACGCGCGGACGATCACCGAAGCCGACATCGCGAACTTCGCCGGCCTCACGGGGGACTTCCACCCGATCCACATGAGCAGCGAGTTCGCGCGCAAGGAGACCCAGTTCGACGGACGGATCGCCCACGGGCAGATGATCGCGGACATCACCGAGAGCATCGCGATGGAGGAGAACATGCACTGTTTCTCCTATGGACACGACGGCACCCGCTTCGTCAAGCCGGTCTACCCCGGCGACACGCTCTCGCCCCGCCGTGAACTCGTCGAGAAGGAACCCTACGACGACGACTACGGCCGCGCGATCTACGACTACGAGACCACGAACCAGGACGGCGAGACGGTGTTCGTCGACCGGCACACACTGCTCGTCAAGCGGCGCCCCTGA
- a CDS encoding carbohydrate ABC transporter permease, translating into MSSATASGPLWYQDRGDALFALLKYTTIMFFTVMVLVPLISVVVVSFWSPPEFFGAGPHIIPQEPTLDAWVTAFTGFQDNLINSALIATGTTALALLICIPGAYVFGRQEFPGKEWGFRVIMVALLFPYILLIIPLTDTWYGLGLFNTIPGVILAYQVFVTPFAIWILRDFFEGLPANLEEAAQVFGCSQWQAFYKVILPLSLPAVMATGFLAFLVGWNDFLFSNMLTTGTGPRPAVVTLYLQTVGGESRYWGLVMAQALIVGTPPTVLYMIARRHLTQSFAV; encoded by the coding sequence ATGAGTAGCGCCACCGCCAGCGGGCCGCTCTGGTATCAGGACCGGGGGGACGCCCTGTTCGCACTGCTGAAGTACACCACGATCATGTTCTTCACAGTGATGGTGCTCGTGCCCCTGATCTCCGTCGTGGTGGTCTCGTTCTGGTCACCGCCGGAGTTCTTCGGTGCGGGCCCACACATCATCCCGCAGGAACCGACGTTGGACGCGTGGGTAACCGCGTTCACCGGCTTCCAGGACAACCTGATCAACTCGGCGCTCATCGCGACGGGGACGACGGCGCTCGCGCTGCTCATCTGTATCCCCGGCGCGTACGTGTTCGGTCGGCAGGAGTTCCCTGGCAAGGAATGGGGCTTCCGGGTCATCATGGTGGCCCTGCTGTTCCCCTACATCCTGCTGATCATCCCGCTGACCGACACGTGGTACGGCCTCGGGCTCTTCAACACGATCCCCGGGGTCATCCTCGCCTACCAGGTGTTCGTGACGCCCTTCGCCATCTGGATCCTTCGGGATTTCTTCGAGGGCCTCCCGGCGAACTTAGAGGAGGCGGCCCAGGTATTCGGCTGTAGCCAGTGGCAGGCCTTCTACAAGGTCATCCTGCCCCTGTCGCTCCCGGCCGTCATGGCGACGGGCTTCCTGGCCTTCCTGGTCGGCTGGAACGACTTCCTGTTCTCGAACATGCTGACCACCGGGACGGGTCCGCGTCCGGCCGTCGTGACGCTGTACCTGCAGACGGTCGGCGGCGAGAGCCGCTACTGGGGACTGGTCATGGCACAGGCGCTCATCGTTGGCACCCCGCCGACGGTCCTGTACATGATCGCCCGCCGGCATCTCACCCAGTCGTTCGCGGTCTGA